Proteins encoded within one genomic window of Eublepharis macularius isolate TG4126 chromosome 10, MPM_Emac_v1.0, whole genome shotgun sequence:
- the TIFA gene encoding TRAF-interacting protein with FHA domain-containing protein A, translating into MSSEETEETLTCLRITLHHPEQKEKQVFRDLSFCENQRMRVDDVVKFGRDVNVCHFTLTDKRVSRIQFALQFFKPFNRSEFGFEIKNLSKKTDLIVNNIELSYLNKVDLPERCIICFGEYQILMEKQGGQSKDYFEICFELASTSLLLENLSFHQPVPESGISYTESPTETDEND; encoded by the coding sequence ATGTCATCTGAAGAAACTGAAGAAACTCTCACTTGTCTCCGCATCACCCTTCATCATCctgaacagaaagaaaaacaagtaTTTCGTGACTTGAGCTTTTGTGAAAACCAGCGAATGAGAGTAGATGATGTGGTGAAGTTTGGCAGGGACGTTAATGTCTGCCATTTTACCTTGACAGATAAACGTGTGTCCCGCATCCAGTTTGCTCTGCAGTTCTTCAAACCGTTCAACAGGTCGGAGTTTGGTTTTGAGATAAAGAATCTGAGCAAAAAGACTGATCTAATTGTGAACAACATTGAACTGTCCTACCTAAATAAGGTTGACCTGCCAGAGAGGTGCATCATTTGCTTTGGAGAATACCAGATACTGATGGAAAAACAAGGAGGACAATCAAAAGATTACTTCGAAATTTGCTTTGAATTGGCCAGTACTTCATTGTTGCTGGAAAATTTATCTTTCCATCAACCTGTACCTGAAAGTGGCATTTCATATACTGAATCTCCAACAGAGACAGATGAGAATGATTAA